TGTTCCGCGTCACCGAGGGACTACGGGCCGAGTTCGGCGCCGATCGCGTCACCGACACCCCGCTGGCCGAGAATGGCATCATCGGCGCGGCGATCGGGCTCGCGGTCAATGGCATGAAGCCGGTGGCCGAGATCCAGTTCGTGGACTTCATCTACCCGGCGTTCGACCAGATCGTCTCGGAGCTGGCGAAGTTGCGGTGGCGATCGGCGGGCCAGTACACCTGCCCGGTGGTGGTGCGCGCTCCGTATGGCGGCGGCATTCGCGGCGGCCTCTACCACTCGCAGAGCCCCGAGGCTTACTTCTGCCACACCGCGGGACTCGTCACGGTGATCCCCTCCACTCCCGCCGACGCGAAGGGGCTGTTGCTCGCGGCACTCGCGGGGGACGACCCGGTCATGTTCCTCGAGCCCAAGCGGCTCTATCGCTCGGTGCGCGAAGAGGTGCCCGAGGGCTACTACACCGTGCCGCTTTCGAGCGCTCGGGTGGCCCGCCCGGGCTCCGACGTGACGGTGCTCGCGTGGGGAGCGATGGTGCCAGTCTCGATCGAGGCCGCCGAGTCCGCGCGCGAACGCGGCTGGTCGGTGGAAGTCGTGGACCTGCGCACGCTGGTGCCGCTCGACGAGGAGACCGTGCTCGCCAGTGCGCGCAAGACCGGACGCGTGGTGATCGTGCACGAGGCGCCACGCACCGGAGGTTTCGGCGGTGAGCTGGCGGCGCTGGTCGCGGAACGCGCGTTGACCACGCTGCAGGCGCCGATCCTGCGAGTCACCGGATACGACACGCCGTTTCCGTACACGCTCGAGCACACCTATCTGCCCGATGCGCCGCGCGTCCTGCGCGCGCTCGAGCACGTCATGACCTTCTAGAGGGACCGATGCTCGTGATCGTGTGGGAGTTCGTGGTCAAGCCGGAACGCTCCGAGGACTTCGAGTCGCTGTACCGCGAAGACGGCGCGTGGGCGGAGCTGTTTCGCGAGAGCCCCGGGTTCGTGAGCACCACGCTC
This window of the Candidatus Eisenbacteria bacterium genome carries:
- a CDS encoding alpha-ketoacid dehydrogenase subunit beta; the encoded protein is MPAMTMVQAIQDALRLALRSDPRVLIIGEDVGLNGGVFRVTEGLRAEFGADRVTDTPLAENGIIGAAIGLAVNGMKPVAEIQFVDFIYPAFDQIVSELAKLRWRSAGQYTCPVVVRAPYGGGIRGGLYHSQSPEAYFCHTAGLVTVIPSTPADAKGLLLAALAGDDPVMFLEPKRLYRSVREEVPEGYYTVPLSSARVARPGSDVTVLAWGAMVPVSIEAAESARERGWSVEVVDLRTLVPLDEETVLASARKTGRVVIVHEAPRTGGFGGELAALVAERALTTLQAPILRVTGYDTPFPYTLEHTYLPDAPRVLRALEHVMTF